Below is a genomic region from Marinobacter salarius.
CCTTTGACATCCCCTGATTCTATAACTCCGCTAAAGTCCCCCAGGCTTGAAATGGCTGCATCCAGTTCACCGGACAGGAGCGCTTCAGCCTCGGCGCTTGAAGATCCCGGGTACGTGATCACATTGAACTTGACCCCAGCCTGCTTCTCGAGGCGACGGACGGCGAGATAAGGCCCGGACCCTCTGGGAGCAACCCCCACGCGGACGCTGTTAGGTTCGGCTTTGGCTGCGTCAATCAGTTGCTGGAAGTCGGTAAAGCCAGATTGCTTCGATACCACCACGGCGTCTGCTTCGCGAGTGATTCGGGCGATAGGGGTCATGTTTTCGAGCGAATAACCTGGAACCATTTTGCCGCGCGGAAGGGTGATCACGCTGTCGTAGGTCAGAACACCGATGGTGTGACCGTCAGGTCGAGCACGGGTCATCTGCATCAAACCGGACGCGGTCACGGCACCGGCGATGTTTTCTACATAAATAGAAACCGGCATTTGCTGCTCGGCAATATTACCGAGCTTTCGCGATATGGCGTCGGCGCCGCCGCCGGCTGGCCAAGGGACGATAAGACGAATGTCGCGGGAAGGAAATTCAGCCGCAGCGACGGTTGAAGCGAGCAGGCAAGCGCCGAGAACGCAAACCAGCTGGTTTTTCAATCTTCGTAAAATCATGGCTATATCTCTTTTGTTTGATTGTTATTTATAGGCACTTAATTTCTTCAGTAATCTATTGAGAGCGAGGCGCGAATACCGTTGTGGATTATTGTTTCCACCTCGCAGGCCCGGTGACCGCTATGCTTTTTGGCTGTTGTACTCCTCCAGGGTTTCTGCGTTGGGAGGGTACAGACCTATGACTTTGCTTCCCGCCCGAACTTTTTCCAGCACAAAGTCTTCGAAGAGCTCCATCGCTAGTGCTTCTTCGGAAATTTCCTGTGCAATCTCCAGAGGGATGACGATGATGCCGTCACCATCGCCGACCAACACGTCGCCAGGATTAACCATCACACCGCCACAACCGATCGATACTTGTAGGTCTACCGCGTGGTGCTTGGTCAGGTTGGTTGGGGCACTTGGTTTGGCGCAAAAAATCGGCATGTTCATTTCAGATGCGTCATTGAAATCTCTGATGCCCGCATCGGAAACAAAGCCTGCGCACTTGCGAACTTCCAGACGAGTGAGAAGAATGCTCCCGGCAGAAGCAGCTGTTGCGTCCTGCCGACAGTCTGAAACCAGCACCATGCCTTCCGGAACGGTTTCAACGGCCAGGCGCTGAGGGTGCTCAGGACTTTTGAACGCCGCAACGGTATCAATGTCTTCACGAGCCGGGATATAGCGCAGGGTGAATGCCTGACCGACCATCTTTAGTTTCTGCTTGTTGATAAGGCTGACACCTTGGATATAGGTGTTACGCAAGCCCCTTTTGAAGAGTGCGGTGTGCAGCGTTGCTGTCGACACACGACGAAGGTCATCGATAACTCTCTGACTTATCTGCATATTTTGGTTACTTGTTGTCATGCATACTTACCTTGATCGAATGGAACACACACTCGACTGTACGTTATGGGATTTTACAAATCAAACAACTTTTTACAACTTTTGGATTTTTGTAATAATTAGTATGGTGACAATCGGCATGGAGGCTTGTCGGGAGTTGGCACTAGGGGTTTAGCTTGCTGAAAAATGCTTCGGAGTGATACAGTTTTACGACTTTTACGCTATTTTATTGATAATACGCGCAGAAATCGCAAAGATACTGCCAGTCATTGTATCGAGGACTGTTTGGCGCGAATGGCAATCAGAGTTGCTAAAAGTTGTCTTTTACGGCGCTTATCGCCCTGTTCTGGTCGTTTTAACTATGCAGATGCAAAAACAAGATATTAGCCGGTCGCTCTCATCGGTGGCTTACCAGAAGATTCTGGTTTCCATCATCAATGGCGAATACCCGGCAAACGAGAAGCTTCCCAGTGAGGCAAAGCTGTGCGAAAAATACGGCGTTTCACGGCCCGTGTTGAGAGAAGCGTTGACTCGGCTCAAAGAAGACAATTTGATTGTCTCCCGGCGGGGGTCGGGTAGTTTTGTCATTAAGCGCCCAGATGACACCGTTCTTTCCTTCTCAAAAATATCCAGCATTTCAGATATTCAACGGTGCTTTGAATTTCGCACCAATCTCGAAGGCAGCGCAGCAGGTCTTGCCGCTACGCGACGTACGGCCGATCAGCTGGGTCGTATCGTTGCAGCAGCCGAAAAGATCAATGAAGCAAACAGGCTTCACGCCATAGCCAGCGAAGAAGATTTTGAGTTCCATCTCGCCATTGCTGAGGCCGCCAACAACCACTATTACTCGACGGTGATGAAATCACTTCGGGAAAATATTAAAGAAGGGATGAACATTACACGGACGTTGTCATTGAAATCCTCTGACAGCAATCGTATGGCGCTGGTTCAGGATGAGCACAATACGATTTTAAGACATATCATTGATGGCGATGCCGAGAAAGCAGAGTCAGCGATGAAGGAACATCTCAATAACGCGAGGATCAGAATGTTCGAAGGAACTGACAACTGATCGTTGCGGCCAGAATTCAAGCTGACGGCCACTTTGCCCAGACCGTCAGCTATGCATTGCTCTGTTTTCGACCCATCCACCCCTCGGCCGGACCATCAAAGCTCGTAGAGTTTCGCAACGTGCAGGATCGGCCCGGTCGGCTGGCCGGTGGGAGAGCCTCCCACCGGCTCCAGGCTGATCGCCAGTGTTCGGCTATTGCTGAGAAGCGCACGCGCCTCATCATCCAGAGTTACCTGATAGGTTCCACCCACCGGAATAACCCCGAGCGACAGGGGCTGGCCATCCGCCGGCACGATCCACAATTCGTAATCCTTGCCCTGCTGGGCCGCCGTCGCGGCAACGGGACGCAGTTTCAATTGCCTGTCGAGCGATGACTCACTGACCAACCATAGGGGATCGCTCACGTCCGCCTGTACGATGGCGCCTGAAAGACGGTCATCCACCTCTGGTTCTGGCTGTTGCACCAGGACAACGGCCAGCACCAGCGCCGCAGCCGTTGCCAGCATGCTCCAGCCAGGCCAGAACCAACGGCCGGACGCATCATTGGCCGCAACTGCCGACCCGGGTTTATCGTCCCGGGGCCAAAGCCGGCGTTCGATGCCAGCCCAGACCGACGCGGGAGGCTGTTCTTCCTCAATGCGTGCCCCCAGGTGTCCCAGCTTTTCTTCCCAGAACCAGACTTCCTGACGGACTCGAACCGACTCCATCATCCAGCGTTCGAAACGCCGGCGGGCTGACCCATGAAGCGAGCCAAGCACGTATTCCGCTGCCAATGCTTCTATTCTTTCCGGTGTCTTTTTCATCGTTCCAGACACCTCTTCAGAGCCATTAATCCGCGCCGAATCCAGCTTTTCACAGTTCCAATGGGTGAACTCAAGGCCTCGGAGAGCTCATCGTGGGTAAACCCCCGATAATAGGACAACAGGATACTGTCCCGCTGCGTTTCTGAGAGTTCATCCAGGCACCCGCGAAGCTCCGCGCTGCCCGCGACGCGAAGTGATTCGTCCAGCGGGCCGTCACGTTCATCAGCAACACGCTCAAGATGGGCATCGCCGGACGTCGGCCGTGATTTCCGGTTCCTCATAAGGTCGAGTGTGCGATAACGGGCAATCGTCAGCATCCAGCTCAGGGGAGCACCACGCTCACTGTGATATTCACCGGCGTGGTGCCATATCTGCACAAAGGCATCCTGAACGGCCTCTTCTGCCAGATCTCGCTGACTGGCCAGTTTCAGGCAAAGCCCGAACATCCTGCCGGAAATTTTTTCATACAGCCGCTGAAAGGCCAGTCGGTCTTCCCGGGACACTGCGATCAGCAGTCCCATCAGATCATCCTGTTCAGAGTTGCTGGTTACCATCTATACGATCCCTTGTTTTGTTCTACAGGTATTAGTCGACCTTACGTTCAGAATGCCCATCAGGATGCATGCAGGTCATCAGATCGGGTTCAAACACGCCGCTTTGGTCAAAATCGTCCAGCGCTTTTTCCCACTTGGTTAACTCCAGGCCCTGGTTGGCAAGCCACCCGGGATTGAAATAGGTGTCGGTGTAACGGTCGCCACCATCGCACAGAAGCGTGACAACCGACCCGCCCTCTCCGGCGCTTTGCATCTCACTGGCGAGGCTCAGTGTGGCAATCAGATTGGTACCGGTAGAGCCGCCACAACGCCGGCCAAGATGACGTTCCAGATACCGGAGCGCGGCAAAACTGGCCGCATCAGGTACGCGAATCATGCGCTCAATCACCGTCGGGCTGAAAGAGGGCTCAACCCTGGGGCGGCCAATACCCTCAATGCGCGAACCGCACTGGCCGACAATATCAGACCGCCCGCTAGCGAAGGCGTCATAGAACACCGAGTTTTCCGGGTCCGCCACACACAGCTCACAGCCCCGGGCAAGATGGCCGCCGTAGCGGATGTAGCGCCCAATGGTTGACGACGTGCCACCGGTGCCCGCGCTGACAACAATCCAGCGCGGTATGGGGTGCGGTTCCCGTCGCAACTGCTCGAAAATGCTTTCGGCAATGTTGTTGTTACCCCGCCAGTCTGTCGCCCTCTCAGCGTAGGTGAACTGATCCATGTAGTGACCACCGAGCTCACGGGCCAGATGCTGAGATTCAGCGTAGATCTCACTGCCGTTCTCCACCAGGTGACACTCGCCCCCATAGAACTCGATTTTGGCAATTTTCTGTGCCAACGTCGTTCGGGGCATGACTGCGATAAACCGCAGCCCGAGGAGCTTGGCAAAATAGGCCTCGGAGACCGCTGTCGATCCACTCGAGGCCTCGATGATCGGGGTGCCTGGCGTAATCCAGCCATTACAGAGCCCGAACAGAAACAGTGAGCGTGCCAGCCGATGTTTGAGGCTGCCGGTCGGGTGGGTCGACTCATCCTTGAGATAGATATCAACGTCACGCAGGCCCGGCAGGTCCAGCTTGATCAGATGGGTGTCTGCAGAACGATTGAAATCCGCATCAATGCGGGCAATGGCGTCGGAAACCCATTGGGTGCGATGGAGCATGTTGTTGGCCCTGAAATCAAACAAACACCATGAAGCATAGTCGCTCTGGGTCGACTTGAAGAATAACGCTAGGATGGACCGCCAGTCCCGCCACCTGACACACGCCTCACAAGTTGGCTGAACGTAATGCACTCACTATTCGTACTATGTCAGCCTGCTTCCGGATAAGACGCTTTCAATTTTTTTTGGTGAGAACTGCATCCTTTTCTCTAATCGCTCCGTAACCCCCTTTGCAACACCAACAATAGAAGAGGAAAACGGAATGAATACTTTACTAAAACGCTCCGGCCTCGCCATTGCGGTTGCCGGACTCTGTATCAGTGCCGGCGCAGCAAACGCCTCAAGCCACCGCGAAGCACCCTTTATCACTGAAGTACCCAAGGTGGACGGGACCGATTTCTACATGTTCCGCAGTTACGAGACGGGACGTGCGGATTTCGTCACCCTGATCGCGAATTACCTGCCACTGCAGGATGCGTATGGCGGTCCCAATTACTTCGATCTGGATGAAGACGCGGTTTATGAAATCCACATCGACAACAGCGGCAACGCACAGGAAAACCTCACGTTCCGCTTTGAGTTCTCGGACAACCTGAACGATATTCAATTGCCGGTCGGCCCAGACGGTGACCAGCAGATGGTTTCCGTACCGCTCAAGAACATCGGCGATGCCAGCGACGGCGACAACGTTCAGGTCAGCCAGGAATACACGGTGTCCGTAATTCGCGGTGATCGCCGTACCGGTACCGTTGAAACCGCCACCAACGTCACGGATGGCACCGCCACCTTCGATAAGCCCCTGGACAACATTGGCGAAAAATCGTTTCCCGGCGGATACCAAGCTTACGCCAACCAGCACATCTTCGAGATTGGCATTCCAGGCTGCGCCACCAACGGGCAGGTCTTCGTGGGTCAACGCAAGGAAGCTTTCGCGGTCAACCTTGGCGAGATCTTCGACCTGGTCAACACCAACCCGCTCGGCCCACGTGACGGCGAAGGTGCCGGTGATCTTGCAGACAAGAACGTGACCTCCTTCGCCCTGGAAGTACCGACCGAGTGCCTGACCGGCACCGCAGTCACCGGAATGGATCAGCCCGTCATCGGCGGCTGGACGACCGCCAGCGTTCGCCAGGCCCGAGTCATCAATCCGCAACCGACCGTTGATGGCAAAGGTGCAACCGTTGAAGGCGGCGCATGGACCCAGGTATCACGTCTCGGTATGCCGCTGGTAAACGAAGTCGTGATCGGCCTGAAAGACAAGGACCGGTTCAACGCCAGCGAGCCCATGAACGATGGCCAGTTCGCTACCTACGTGACTCATCCGACCCTGCCCGAACTGCTGGAAATATTGTTCAGCAGCGCAGGCGCTGAGGCACCGAATAACTTCCCGCGGACCGATCTGGTAACAGCGTTCCTGACCGGCGTACCCGATGTAAACATGCCGGTAGGCGTGCAAACGTCAGAAATGCTGCGACTGAACCCGGAAATCGCAGCCACACCTGCAGCCTCGCAAAATGACCTGGGTGTTCTCGGTGGTGACAACGCCGGCTTCCCGAATGGCCGTCGCCCGGTGGATGACACCGTGGATATTGCCCTGCGTGTAGTCATGGGCGCATTGACCACTGATGCCCCGAACAAGGACGCCCCGTTTACCGACGGTGTGCAACTTGACCCAGCTGAGCTCCAGGAAGTGTTCCCATATCTGGCAACTCCGCTGGCCGGCTCACCCAACTCATAAGGAGTGAATCATGAAACTCACTATGAAGTTAGCCGGAACGGGCCTGATAACCCTGGCACTGGCGGGGTGTTTCGACGGCTCCAGCAGCAGCGGCGGTGGCGGTGACAGGCCAGATCCGGCGGTAGATTTCTCAACCTTTGTGAAGGCTGAGATCGCAAACACCGACGACACCCGTGAAGCCGTTCAGATCAACGACAAGGAGTTCAGCTTCAATGACCAGAATAATGAACAGGCCTTCGACGATCTGTTCATCCAATAGGACCCCTTGCCGGCCTTCAGTACGCCTGAAGCCGGCAAGCACATTCCCTGCCCTTCGGGGCGGGGCTTTTTGTGTCGGGCTGTGGTTGATGGCCGGTTTTCCAAACGTCGCAACCGCTGCACCCGGACCTATCGAGACAGATTTTTCCGACACCGATATTCTTGTTGAACTGCCAGAGCCGGCACTGACCACGTCCGAATTACCGGATTCGCCCGAGCAGTTGGCAGACACCGTACAAAATCAGATCTCCCGTGCCAGGAGCACCGGAGACCCCCGTTTCCTGGGCTATGCCGACGGGATGTTGCAGCGATGGTCCGGAGAAATGACCGACCGGCTGCTTACCCTCAGGGCAACACTGGACCAGAGCCTCCACCGCTTTGACAGTGCCAGGAAAGACCTGGAAACCGTCATAGCCCGATCCAGCAGCGCACTCCAGAAAAATCAGGCATTGTTGCTACTGGCCAATCTGGAAACCGTTCAGGGCAACTACGAAGACGCACGAAAGCGCTGCAGACAGTTGCAGCAATCCTACCCTGGCCTGATCGCCGACAGTTGCACGGCCCAGGTTAACGCCCGCACAGGTAACCCCAGGGCGGCCTATCAGGCCCTTCAGAAAAAATCAGAAAGCACCAGCACCAATACCACCAGCCGGCTTTGGGCAGAAGGGACCCTGGGGGATATCGCCGCGCAGATGGGCAATCCCGCCGCAGCCGATCACTGGCAGACAATACTCCGCACCAGCCCCGACGATCTCTATACCCGCGCCCAGTTAGCGGACTGGTATCTCGGCCGGAACCAGGCCGACCGTACACTGGCATTAACCGAAGGCTACGAACAGGTGGATTCGCTGGCGGTGCTACGCGCGATTGCCATGGCCCGCTCCGGGCATCCGGAAGCAGAAGCTCTGGCGGAAAGGCTCAGAGAGCGCTTCACAGAGGCGCGTTGGCGCGGAAACCTGTTGCACCAGCGGGACATGGCGCGCTTCCAGCTTGATGTGGAAGGCAATGCCGATACGGCACTGACCTTTGCGGCAGATAACTGGCGCAGCCAGCGCGAGCCCCTCGATACCCGGCTGCTGCTGCGTGCCGCCGATGCGGCAGGTGACAACGAGCCGGCCCGGAAGGTGAGATCCTGGCTGAAAGAACAGGGACAGACCGATGCACGCTACCCGGAGGTTGAATCATGAGGGAGATGAAACAATGGGGTAGCCTTGTGGTATCCATGGTTCTGCTGGCCCTGATCTCCGGAACAGCATGGGCCCACAAAGCCAGCGACAGCTTTATCTACCTGAATCAGGACCGGGGCGAAATACGCATAGACGTGGCGCTCAGAGATCTTGCAGTGGCTTTGCCGCTGGATCGGAACGGGGATCGCCAGCTCAGTGGGGCAGAGCTCCGTGCTGGCCGGGACCAGATTACTCGATGGGTAGAGCAGGGCGTAACCTTGTCCAGCACCCAGGCCGATTGCCGCCTGACCGGCCAGCAATGGGGGCTTTCCCGCCATAGCGACGGCCCCTATGCCGCCGGTCTCTACACCATTAGCTGCCCCGATGGCGCCGCGCCCGATACGCTGACATACAATCTTCTGTTCTCACAGGACCCGTTGCATCGCGGCCTGATAAGCCTTGAAAGCGACGGCACCAGCACGCTGGGAGTAGTAGGCCCTGACAGTCGCCAACTAGCGCTCTCCGCCGGCGACGCACCGGGAAGCCTGCAGCTGTTCGGAACCTTCCTGTACGAGGGTGTCATCCATCTGCTCATCGGTCTTGACCATATACTGTTTCTGTTAGTGCTGATGCTGCCGGCCACACTGAGGAAAAACGATGGCAGCCCGCCGGTGGGGCTGAAGCAGCGGCTATGGGAACTGACGGGGATCGTGACCGCATTCACGGCGGCCCATTCCGTAACCCTGGCGCTGGCAGCCCTTGGCGTTGTTCGTTTGCCCATCGCCTGGGTGGAGACCATCATCGCCCTGTCCATAGCGGTGGCAGCCATGAACGTGATGTGGCCGATACTGGGCAGAAAAACCTGGAAGCTGGCCTTTGGATTCGGGCTAATACACGGATTCGGGTTCGCCAGCGTTTTGGGGGATCTCACCAGTGGTGTTTCCCAGACTGTCCTGGCCCTCGCCGGCTTCAACATTGGCGTAGAACTCGGGCAGTTGGGGCTTCTGGTTATTGCCTTCCCGCTGCTTTACCTCTGGGGTAAAACACACCTCTACGGCAGGGCGGTCGTTCCGCTGACACTGATTGCAGTAGGCGCGATCAGCCTGTATTGGGTGGCCGAGAGGGCTATGGCCATCTGAGCCTGGCCCCGGTGCCTTTCGACACCGGGGCTCCCAATAGCCGATTAATCAGTGCAGGGCACGGAGTTGACGTGGATACAGAGCGGCGCTGACCTCCGGTTCATCCAGCAGGTCCGCCAGTTCCATATCCACCTCGGTTTCCTCGCCTTCATCGGGCAATGGCTCAAACAGGGTGTTCAGCCAGGAGGTTACAGACGGTGCTTCGTCACGACCGTATTCGGTGGACAGGGCCTTGATCCGTCGGAAGCCGATAATGCGCTGGTGCTTGGGATCACGGATCTGCTCAAAACCACGCCAGTAAATACGGTCACGTGTATGCAACTGCACAAACAGAGTGTCGATGGGCTCTGCCGGATCTTCGCCGCGCACGGGCTGCTCATCGTCGCTGCCTGCCACTGACTGGGTGTCCTCTGACCCTGCCTCGGCTTTCACTGGTTTCTTGCTGCGGATGGTCGTCCATGCCGGGTACAGCACGGCAACCGCATCGGCTTCCACATGCTCTCGGGCAGCGCGGAGGATCAGTCCCCAGCGGGCCTTGTCGGCATCGGTTTCAAGAGAGTTAATGGGCAAGTCGTAGCTTTGTTCGCTGGACAGTACGATTGCCATCATCGGGGCATCAAGCTCCCCCATGGCTTCGGCCTGTGCTACAGACACCAGTTCGTCGATTGCCATCGGTTGGTTCATAATACGCTCGCCTCCTCGATGCCATCAGGGTCGTTCAGGAAGAATGGGCTCTTCCTGACTCACAGCATAGCCTGTTCCTGCCATAAAGATAAACGTGGATACGTTGATCCTGGATCACAATGCGTTATTTATTGTTTCTTTGCGTGGCTTCAGATCATCGCTTCCAGCAACTCGTAGCGCCCAAACCACGGGTTGGCCTCTTCCAGTTGTGCCGCCAGCTGAAGTAGGGTGCCTTCGTCTCCGTGCGGAGCGCCAAACTGCACCCCCACCGGCAACCCGGCGGCTGTCCAGGCGAGCGGGACAGACATCGCAGGCGTGCCGGTAAGGTTGGCAAGCTGGGTAAAGGGCGTGCGGGCCAGGCTTTCCATAGCCATCTGGTCGACTTGCCCACTGCGGTGTACCAACTTGCCGGCTTTCAGCAGCAACATCAGCCGGGCAGCCATCTGCAGATGGGAAGGGGTATCCAGTTCGCCAATCTTCGCCGGTAACTGGCCAGCCGTCGGGCACAGGTACATGTCGTAACCTTCAAAAAAGGCCCCCAGGGCGCGAGCA
It encodes:
- a CDS encoding tripartite tricarboxylate transporter substrate binding protein translates to MKNQLVCVLGACLLASTVAAAEFPSRDIRLIVPWPAGGGADAISRKLGNIAEQQMPVSIYVENIAGAVTASGLMQMTRARPDGHTIGVLTYDSVITLPRGKMVPGYSLENMTPIARITREADAVVVSKQSGFTDFQQLIDAAKAEPNSVRVGVAPRGSGPYLAVRRLEKQAGVKFNVITYPGSSSAEAEALLSGELDAAISSLGDFSGVIESGDVKGVVELASEQNPSYPDVPPINTLGYELETGSFVLLAAPKNTPDAVIAKLESSFKHAFESEEFQTWVAGVGVTPSWLGADDVPAWIDSLQSETFKVMDELDL
- a CDS encoding ribonuclease activity regulator RraA, giving the protein MTTSNQNMQISQRVIDDLRRVSTATLHTALFKRGLRNTYIQGVSLINKQKLKMVGQAFTLRYIPAREDIDTVAAFKSPEHPQRLAVETVPEGMVLVSDCRQDATAASAGSILLTRLEVRKCAGFVSDAGIRDFNDASEMNMPIFCAKPSAPTNLTKHHAVDLQVSIGCGGVMVNPGDVLVGDGDGIIVIPLEIAQEISEEALAMELFEDFVLEKVRAGSKVIGLYPPNAETLEEYNSQKA
- a CDS encoding FadR/GntR family transcriptional regulator; translated protein: MIQFYDFYAILLIIRAEIAKILPVIVSRTVWREWQSELLKVVFYGAYRPVLVVLTMQMQKQDISRSLSSVAYQKILVSIINGEYPANEKLPSEAKLCEKYGVSRPVLREALTRLKEDNLIVSRRGSGSFVIKRPDDTVLSFSKISSISDIQRCFEFRTNLEGSAAGLAATRRTADQLGRIVAAAEKINEANRLHAIASEEDFEFHLAIAEAANNHYYSTVMKSLRENIKEGMNITRTLSLKSSDSNRMALVQDEHNTILRHIIDGDAEKAESAMKEHLNNARIRMFEGTDN
- a CDS encoding anti-sigma factor domain-containing protein, which codes for MKKTPERIEALAAEYVLGSLHGSARRRFERWMMESVRVRQEVWFWEEKLGHLGARIEEEQPPASVWAGIERRLWPRDDKPGSAVAANDASGRWFWPGWSMLATAAALVLAVVLVQQPEPEVDDRLSGAIVQADVSDPLWLVSESSLDRQLKLRPVAATAAQQGKDYELWIVPADGQPLSLGVIPVGGTYQVTLDDEARALLSNSRTLAISLEPVGGSPTGQPTGPILHVAKLYEL
- a CDS encoding sigma-70 family RNA polymerase sigma factor — encoded protein: MVTSNSEQDDLMGLLIAVSREDRLAFQRLYEKISGRMFGLCLKLASQRDLAEEAVQDAFVQIWHHAGEYHSERGAPLSWMLTIARYRTLDLMRNRKSRPTSGDAHLERVADERDGPLDESLRVAGSAELRGCLDELSETQRDSILLSYYRGFTHDELSEALSSPIGTVKSWIRRGLMALKRCLER
- a CDS encoding PLP-dependent cysteine synthase family protein, yielding MLHRTQWVSDAIARIDADFNRSADTHLIKLDLPGLRDVDIYLKDESTHPTGSLKHRLARSLFLFGLCNGWITPGTPIIEASSGSTAVSEAYFAKLLGLRFIAVMPRTTLAQKIAKIEFYGGECHLVENGSEIYAESQHLARELGGHYMDQFTYAERATDWRGNNNIAESIFEQLRREPHPIPRWIVVSAGTGGTSSTIGRYIRYGGHLARGCELCVADPENSVFYDAFASGRSDIVGQCGSRIEGIGRPRVEPSFSPTVIERMIRVPDAASFAALRYLERHLGRRCGGSTGTNLIATLSLASEMQSAGEGGSVVTLLCDGGDRYTDTYFNPGWLANQGLELTKWEKALDDFDQSGVFEPDLMTCMHPDGHSERKVD
- a CDS encoding DUF4331 domain-containing protein — its product is MNTLLKRSGLAIAVAGLCISAGAANASSHREAPFITEVPKVDGTDFYMFRSYETGRADFVTLIANYLPLQDAYGGPNYFDLDEDAVYEIHIDNSGNAQENLTFRFEFSDNLNDIQLPVGPDGDQQMVSVPLKNIGDASDGDNVQVSQEYTVSVIRGDRRTGTVETATNVTDGTATFDKPLDNIGEKSFPGGYQAYANQHIFEIGIPGCATNGQVFVGQRKEAFAVNLGEIFDLVNTNPLGPRDGEGAGDLADKNVTSFALEVPTECLTGTAVTGMDQPVIGGWTTASVRQARVINPQPTVDGKGATVEGGAWTQVSRLGMPLVNEVVIGLKDKDRFNASEPMNDGQFATYVTHPTLPELLEILFSSAGAEAPNNFPRTDLVTAFLTGVPDVNMPVGVQTSEMLRLNPEIAATPAASQNDLGVLGGDNAGFPNGRRPVDDTVDIALRVVMGALTTDAPNKDAPFTDGVQLDPAELQEVFPYLATPLAGSPNS
- a CDS encoding HupE/UreJ family protein, which gives rise to MREMKQWGSLVVSMVLLALISGTAWAHKASDSFIYLNQDRGEIRIDVALRDLAVALPLDRNGDRQLSGAELRAGRDQITRWVEQGVTLSSTQADCRLTGQQWGLSRHSDGPYAAGLYTISCPDGAAPDTLTYNLLFSQDPLHRGLISLESDGTSTLGVVGPDSRQLALSAGDAPGSLQLFGTFLYEGVIHLLIGLDHILFLLVLMLPATLRKNDGSPPVGLKQRLWELTGIVTAFTAAHSVTLALAALGVVRLPIAWVETIIALSIAVAAMNVMWPILGRKTWKLAFGFGLIHGFGFASVLGDLTSGVSQTVLALAGFNIGVELGQLGLLVIAFPLLYLWGKTHLYGRAVVPLTLIAVGAISLYWVAERAMAI